From the genome of Acinetobacter sp. TR3:
TATTGCGTATTTGATCTGACGTATGAAATTTCAACTTATCAGTTCTACCATCAATTTCTATATGATGCCCTGAAATTCTTTTATGATCATAGCTATACTTTGTTAAAAAGAATAATTGTGAATCATTATTAACTACTTTAAATGAATAATCCCCATTATCTCCTTTATATCCAGAAATATCTTTTGAAAGAGGATTAACAATATTCTTAAAAATAAAACTATCAAATGTTCCAATGAAATGTGGGTAGGTAGTGTTATTGTCAATTTTTTCTTTGATTCGATGTTCAATTTCTTTAGCAGCACTTTTAGTAAAGGATAGAACAGCTATACCACTAGGAAAATTTGCCCAACTCTCGATTTCATTTGCTACTCGTTGAGCAATAGTTTCCGTTTTTCCACTTCCAGGGCAAGCATTTAAGAAAACGTTCTCTGTAATTTCTGTATATTCAATATAGCTGAGTTGCTCATCTGTATATTTCATCCCACTACTCCTCAACAGAAGAATTTTCTAATGAACAAGCCCAAAGAATTGCATCTTCAATATATTTAGGTACTTTTAGTTCAACTCCCTCTAAAGAAATTTTATCCGCTAAAATTTGAGCAAAATATCCCTTACCGATATTGTCATCATCTATTCTTTTTAATATTTCAAAGGCATAGCTTGCTTTATTTTCTGGAGTAATTTTTGAGTAATCAGCCTCAAATATTGTCTGTAACCCTTTTTTTACAGTTCCTTCCGATGGCCAAAGATCATAAATAATTTTAGCCATAACTTTTGCATTATCCTCTTCCATTGCTATGTCATATTCTAACGTTTTATATCCAGCTACAAAGAGACGAGCATAGTTAGAACTATTAATACTTTTCACTAATTTGAGGGCATGATTTTTTCCTTTTATTTTATTTTTTTCATAAGGCGGCTTATGATCATATTTTACTTGTTTTTTTTCTTCTTTACCCGTCTTTGAATTTTTTACTATCTCTTCTAAATAATAATGTTGCTCAGGATCTAAATCTGTAATGCCTGCACAACGAATTGGAATATTTAAGCCGTCTTGATCTTCTTGGACATCTAGTACACCTGTAATATTACAATAAAGACGCATAAAATGATTAAAGTAAATACCATTAAGATTAATTACTGAAACCCCATAGTCTTCAATGTTATCAATCTCTTTATCTTTCAATACTGTTTTAGCAAGTTCAGGGATGAGCATTTGTTCAGCTATACCTTCAACTAAGATTACTCCACTTGCAAAAAGTAGATTGGATTTTGTGATATCCAACCATCGATTGAGAAAGTTTAAATTATTGGGTGCAAGACCACATTCAGCTAGAGCAGTAGCGGTAGGGTTATCGTGCTTAGTTAAATGTATGATCTTATCTAGCTTCACACTTGAAGCTAAAACTGTCGAGTGAGTCGTAACAATAACTTGTACATTATGTTCATTTGCCACTGTTTCAAGATGATCTAAAAGACGAACCTGTAACTGAGGATGTAAATGTGCTTCAGGCTCCTCAATCAGTAAAAGTCTATATAATGATTCCTCTTTAGTTAACGCTAGTTCTGCGAGAATAGAAGCAATATATAATAAGTTATTATATCCAAGACTATTCTGGCATAAATCTCTGAATTGATCTGCTTCAGCAGTTGTTATTTTAGGAAAGAATATTAATCTCAAATTTTCAACAATTTTAGAAAATTCATTTTCAACAAACTGTATATGTGTTGATTGGCTAAAATTCTGTCCAACTGCCTTTAACAAGTGTTCTGTGATTAATCTATTTGCTTCTTTTATACTTGAACCTTCTTCTTCAATAAGAGATTTATTAAAGTCTTTAAATTTATCTTCTAATGGATGTTTCTTTTCAGCTTTCTTACATTCTTTCAGTTGCGCAGCTTCAATAAATTTTAACAATTTTGATAAGCGAGATTGTCGTCCATTTACTAGTTTTGATTCCGCATCACGTAATGGAGGTAAATAAATACAATGAATTTTGTCAAATAGCTCAATATCAAATTGGGATGATTTAGAATTCCCACCCCAAAAACTTTTTTTGAAGCGACCACGTAATTCCTTATTTAAAACCTCTAAGTTTAAAATTACGGGTGGTGTTTCAAAAAGTATGCTGACATTAAATGAAGCCATTATTGATGTAAAAAAAGGTTAAGTCGAAAGCTTTAAAATGGTTTTCAATCTTTTTTGAAAAATTACAACTCCTTCTAAAACCGCGCCTAATTCGATGCCTTATTTTGCAATTATTACCTTCAATACCTACAGTAAAAAATTTACCAATACTTTGCTTGCAGTTTTTAAAAGCAGTTATGAAACTGTCCCAATGATCACTTGCAATTCGGGTGTAGTGAATACCTAATTGTTTAAGCTTTGTCTTCAATCGTTGAACTGTAGCTAAGTCTCTTTTACCCCAAACATAAGCAACAATCTCACCTGTTTCTCGATGGTAGGCGTAAATAAGCCATTGTTTATTATTTTTATTTCCCACAAAAGTCCAAAACTCATCAACTTCAAGAGACTCATAATGACTTTGTTTAGGCTGAATTTGGTAGGTCGATTCGGTTAAAGTACGTAAAACTTTACCGATACTGATTCGCTCAACTTCAGCGATATCTCGTATACCACTACCTCTGACCATCAACTGTAATATTTTTCGAGTAATGCCTGAATTACATCCTAGATAGCTCAGAGCATGGTCACCAATAAACTGACGTTTACAGTCTTTGCACTGATAGTTTTGTTTCCCATCTACTTTGATGCCATTTTTCTTTATACTGTCACTGAGGCAGGTTGGACATTTGATTTCTAGAGTTATTCGCATTTCTCTATTTTATCAAAATTCAACCTGCTTTGTTTCAGCATACTTTTTGAAACACCACCGAATTGTTTGATAGGAAGCAAAGAAAATGCCAAAAGATTTTGTTTATGATGATGCAACTGCGTTAGTACAATCCATCCAAAATGGACAAATCAGTAGCCGTGAATTGCTGGAATCACAGATTGAACGGATTAATAAATACAACAAACACATCAATAGTTGTGTTGCATTTGATTATGACAATGCAAGGATTTTAGCAGATCAGGCTGACCTCGCCATCAAGCGACAAGCCCCACTTGGTAAATTACATGGCATTCCGATGACCATCAAAGATGCCTTTAAAGTGAAAGGCATGCCGTGTACCGATGGCAATCCAGAATTCCAACACTATGTCCCCACCGAAAATGCTGTTTCGGTCAATAAATTGGTCGGTGCTGGAGCCATTCCTTTTGCAAAAACCAATGTACCCTTTAAATGTGCAGATATTCAAACCTACAACAAATTTTATGGTACTGCCAATAATCCATGGAATTTAAATCTCACAACAGGCGGCTCATCAGGTGGTTCTGCTGCGGCACTAGCATCGGGATTTACACCGATTGAGCTTGGTAGTGATATTGGTGGTTCTATTCGAACACCAGCACATTTTTGTGGTGTCTATGGTCATAAATCCACCTATGGATTGATTGATTTCAGAGGACACATCATGAATTACGAGGACGAGTTATCCCAACCTGACCTTGCCGTCATTGGTCCAATGGCTCGTTCAGCACGGGACTTAAGTTTATTATTAGATGTTTTAGTCGAGCCAAATGCGGATGACTTTAGAGCTTTTAAACTCAAGGAATCTGAAAAACAAACCATTCAAGAGTTTAAAGTATTATTCTGGATGGATGATGAATCGTGTCCAATCGATTCACGCCTAAAGAAAAAATACGATCAACTTTTGCAAACCCTGCAAACTGCCAAGGTTAACGTGGATGTAGGTCGTCCAAAAAATTGGGATTTTGATGAAATATTTAAATCCTACGCCACTCGATTGATCAGCCAAATGACTTTTGCAGATCCTAAACTAAGTCGATTGTCCATGTCGGCATCTACGCCATTAATCAAATTACTTAATGGTAAAGCAGGCATTCCGCCTTTGGCCTATGGATTTACACAAGGTGCTAACCTGAGTCATGCAGAATGGCTTGCCAAATATGAAGAGTCATTGCATATCAAGCAAAAATGTCTTGAAATTTTTGCAGAATACGACGTCATTATTTGCCCACCTATTTTGACTCTAGCGTTTGAACACAATCATAAAGAACCTTTGGTGTTTCGCACGCTACAAGTCGATGGAAGAAAACGTTTCTATCTTGAGTTATTCAAATGGATTTCGCCAGCAACTGTATTTGGGTTGCCATCAACCTCTGCACCGATAGGCTTATCTGAGGACAATCTACCAGTCAATATTCAAATATTGGGACAACCGTATGCAGACAAAGTCACCATTAAATTTGCTGAACTGCTTGCACAAATTACGGATGGATTCCAAAAACCGCCTTTGGATTTTTAGTTGCACTATCCATCATAGCGTAATTTAACAGTCTTTCACCGACTAGAAATCAATTGATTGACGATGTTTTGTTGTTTTAACACAGTTATGAACTAAACCATTTGGTGGTGTTTCAAAAAGTATGCTGAAACAAAGCAGGTTGAATTTTGATAAAATAGAGAAATGCGAATAACTCTAGAAATCAAATGTCCAACCTGCCTCAGTGACAGTATAAAGAAAAATGGCATCAAAGTAGATGGGAAACAAAACTATCAGTGCAAAGACTGTAAACGTCAGTTTATTGGTGACCATGCTCTGAGCTATCTAGGATGTAATTCAGGCATTACTCGAAAAATATTACAGTTGATGGTCAGAGGTAGTGGTATACGAGATATCGCTGAAGTTGAGCGAATCAGTATCGGTAAAGTTTTACGTACTTTAACCGAATCGACCTACCAAATTCAGCCTAAACAAAGTCATTATGAGTCTCTTGAAGTTGATGAGTTTTGGACTTTTGTGGGAAATAAAAATAATAAACAATGGCTTATTTACGCCTACCATCGAGAAACAGGTGAGATTGTTGCTTATGTTTGGGGTAAAAGAGACTTAGCTACAGTTCAACGATTGAAGACAAAGCTTAAACAATTAGGTATTCACTACACCCGAATTGCAAGTGATCATTGGGACAGTTTCATAACTGCTTTTAAAAACTGCAAGCAAAGTATTGGTAAATTTTTTACTGTAGGTATTGAAGGTAATAATTGCAAAATAAGGCATCGAATTAGGCGCGGTTTTAGAAGGAGTTGTAATTTTTCAAAAAAGATTGAAAACCATTTTAAAGCTTTCGACTTAACCTTTTTTTACATCAATAATGGCTTCATTTAATGTCAGCATACTTTTTGAAACACCACCAAATTACGTTATTTTTAGCATCACTCCACTGTAGAAATGCTATAGGTTCAGCCTTCACTAAATCATCAAATTCGACTTTTATTTTGAATGAGTCAGAAGCTATCGACTTTTCTTTAAAAGGTTTATTAAAGTCGTCTGAAGAAACATTATATGAACCTGACTCAGTGTCGATAAATAGCTGACGAAATGAGTTAATAATACTTGTTTTACCAGCCCCATTTTCTCCAACAATTACATTTAATCCTTTTCTAAAGTTAATTTCAAAATGCTCTGAAAAACAACGATACCCTTTAATTGATAATTTTTTAATATGCACTGCTATACCTATTTAATTATTTAAACCTTACGCCACCGCTTCATTAAATGCTTCAACAACCCCAAATATATTGTCAGCATCAGCATCACTAAACACACCATCAATCCCTTCATAGTGGATCTGATTAAACGGTGGTTCATATAACTGCGCTGCTTCTAGCACCCCATTTTGAGTTAAATGATCAATTAGCATTTCCACAAAACGAATCTGCTTCTCGTTATAGGTTGAACCTTGCAGATATTTTGAGAATGCTTGTTGTACAGCCTGACGATCCAACCCAATTAAAGATCGAATAAATAACGGTAAGGATTTTTCAGTCCCAAAACATTCTTCAAATTTATCTCGGCTTTCAACTTCTTGCGCTTCAAAAACAAAGCGTTCTAACTCACTTAGATCGGTCGGTGTCAGTGCTAAACCACGCTTGAGCTTGGCAATGGTAATGTGGTCTTCATTCGCCTTAATAAAGCTCTCTACACGCTTGCGGTACTGGGCAAGGTTTACGCCACTTGAAACGACTGGTATATCGACTGCTTGCATTTCTCCAATTTCATCATCAAGCATGGAGTAGACAATAGTTGAGGTCGATTTTTCAATCAGTTTCACCAAGCCACGAATACGTTTACGCATCGCTTCGAGCATTGGCAAGGTAATGCCTTTCCAATATTCCACGGTTTGAATATCTTGAATCAGCGCAATCTGTTCTGCAACAACAGGAATATTTTCTTTGCTTTCCAGCTTAGAAGCAATTTCAATCACTTTATTGGCATAACTCTGAATCGCTGTATTGTTCTTTTCCAATACTGCCAACTCAAGGTTGTAGCAAAGCATATCAAACAATTTAGCTTCTAAAGTTTCAGGCTCAAGCTGATTAGGTAATTTAGAGATGTGTTCTCGTAATGTACCGATGGCAAGATCATCTAAGTTGTTCCAAGCATCATCATTTTTGAAATGCTCAACATGCTCAAGTTCAGATTTCACAATGAAGTTGTCATTGTTCATGGACTTAACTTCAGTCTGTAAACTTTGACGCATATCTTGCTGTACAGCTTTTAGCTCTTCGGTGGCATCGTCCTTCGCATTGAGCAGACTCAGGATATTTAAACGTGCTTTAAACAAGCGTTGTCCGAGTGGCTCTGTGGTCGATACAGGCGCACCATCAGGGTTTTCATTGAAGTATTCAAAGTTAGAGCAATAGTCGAAGATAAAGAATTCTTTTTTATCATCTTCAGGGCTAAACAGTTCTTTGCAGAGGCGTGTACCACGCCCAATCATCTGCATAAATTTCACTTTAGAGCGAACCGCTTTAAAGAATACGAGATTGACGACTTCAGGCACATCAATGCCTGTATCGAGCATATCCACTGAAATCGCAATCTGTGGCTCAGGTAAATCTTTCTTGCTAAAGTCATCAATTAAGCTTTGCGGATACTTGGTGGCATGGGTAATGACACGGGCAAACTTGCCATCATATTGCGGATAGTTTTCGTTAAAGCGGTCAGCAATAAATTGAGCATGTTTTTGATTAACGGCAAAGATAATAGTTTTACCCAAACGATCTCCACCTTCAGTTTTAATGCCATTTTCCATCAAGTGCTTGAGCATGAGATCAATCGTGCCTGTATTAAACAGCTCTTTATTAATCTTGGATGCTGAAACTTCTTCGGGTGCTTCTTCATCGCCCCAATTTAGACTATCCCAATGTTGTTTTTCTTCTTCGGAAAGTTCGTCATATTTCACGCCTTCACGCATGAATTTAAGTGGGACAGAATAGGCTTTTGGTGGCACAAGATAGCCATCGGCAATGGCTTGATCGAGGTCGTAGTAATCAGTTGGGACACCGCTTTCTAAGCCAAACAGTGCGTATGTATCACGATCTACTTCATCTCGTGGCGTTGCAGTTAAACCAACAAGCAAACTATCGAAGTATTTAAAAATCTCGCCAAATTTTTGATAAACGCTACGGTGTGCTTCATCAATAATAATCAGGTCAAACATGCCTGTACCGAATTGTCGTGTACCATCGGCATTTTTTTCGTCAATTAAGCCGATCATAGTTTGATAGGTCGAGAAATAGACTCGACCCACTTGGTTCTTATCTTCAAGTAAATTGACGAATGAGGCATCTTTTAAATTGGCTTTAAAAGCGTTGTGTGCCTGATTGACCAATGAAGTGCGGTCTGCAAGGAATAAGGCTTTTTGTACCACATTGGCTTTCATCAGCACATCGACTAGTGCAATGGCGGTACGTGTTTTACCTGTTCCTGTTGCCATAATCAGTAAGCCTGCACGTTCTTTACGTTGATAGGCTGCAAGCATGGCTTTGATGGCACGAGTTTGGTAGTAACGCTCGACAATATCCGCATTGATCGGGAAGCTACTTAAATCAGGGTTATTTTTGCGTCTTTCGATCAAGCGTTTGAGTTCTGCTTGTGTGTAAAAGCCATGAACTAAGCGTGGTGGACCACCTTGCACATCATTCCAGATTCGGGTTTTGTAACCATTGGTATAGAAGATTACAGGGCGTTGTCCTGTTTGTTGCTCTAAACAGTCTGCATAGAGTTTGGCTTGCTGCTGACCAATATCAGGGTCGGTTGATGTGCGTTTGGCTTCAACCACAGCCAAAGGCAAGCCATTGGCATCATATAGCACATAATCCACTGCACCTTTACCCGATGGGCTTGGCATACCTGTTACAGCAACTTCCTCTCGAACCGATGTGCCAATTTCCCAACCCGCTTCTTCAAGCATGAGGTCAATTTTAAGTTTTCGAGTTTCGTCTTCTTTATAGTCGGTATGGTCTTCGATTTTGCTGTTGGCAATTTTGGCTTGTTCAACGTCTGCACGTTTTTGTGCAAGTTCAGCATCTATATTTGCAAGTAATTTTTCACGCTCTTCTAAACTGGCGGACAGTTCAAATAGTTTTTGTTCACGTTCCCGTAAAGCTTTATGTTGTTCAGCAAACTGTTTTTCTTTGGCTTCTGTTTCTTTTTGCAGTTGTTCTTTGTTGGCGGTGATTTGCTGAGTATTGTCAGCATTTGGTATGAGTTTTGGGTTAAATAAAATCGACTGTGAACGGTCTTTTGACGGTGAACCATAGTTACGTTCAAACCAGACATACATCAGAAATAAATGGCTGATGTGTTTTACGGTTTCTTCGGTGGTGAGCTGTTTGAACTTTTTCCCATGTACGGCACTGTTGCCGACCATGCGGATATTGTCCATTTTATCCCAAATATAGGGCGGAATCAGGTCTTTAAATTTGAGATCGTTGAGTAAGTTATGCAGTGATGCATCATAAGGTTGGGTGAGTTTTTTGTCGTATTGATAGAGCCATAGAACAAGGTTTTCGAGTGATGAACGTGCCGCAGCAAGGGCAAACTGAGGGGAAATATACACGAGCTTTTCAGCTTCTTTAGCAGTGGCTGCTAAGCTTTTAAATTCAGGTTCTAAAAACGAGAAGTTACTCATGTATATATTCCCTTAAATATTAAATTAAATTTTATAGATTCTTGATATTAAGTAATTTACTTATGTGTTAAAGAAAAAAAGTTTAACATTATTCGAGCATATTCCATTTTATCTGATGCAACTGTAACACTAAGTCCATCATAAATATTGTCTTCATTTGGTCGAAATTTTGCGACCCCATTGGTTTGATATTGTCCTTTTAATTGATACTGATAATAAACAGTTTGTTGATTCGCTCTTACTATGTGTACAGGTGGTGTTGTCCCACTAAACTTAGTACCATATAGTTGATGATTTTGCCTTGCAGCTTCTGGGAAAAATGGTGTTGCGGCATCAAGTCCACAACCGACACAAGCAGGGACAGCATATAAACTTAGGTTTGACTTTTGATCTGCTGATGCAAGTGCTAAAACGGTGTTGCCATTTACACCAATAGCACCTTTCAATCGTGTCCATTCAGCAGGTGCTAAGATCCATTCTTCTGTTTCAGCAATGTTATATACCCTCATGCTGGCAGCAAGTTTTTTTGGTAAATCCATTGCGAAATAGCACTTTGACTTATTACAACTTGCTGTAGGTCTATGTGGTGCATCAGTTTCATCCGTACCCATAGGGACACTAATTGAATAAGCAGGGACTTGTGCACCATTTTTAAATATTGCTGTACCTATAGATGTTATAGGATGCATTTTTCTTTGATCATTTACGCTGATATCAATTTTTACAGGAGAAAATTGATATTTCTCTGCAATGCTGGTGGTTGAGAAAAAAATTAAGCCAACGGCTGCGATTAATTTAAATTTCATAGCTATCCTTGTATTTATAAAGTACCGTTAAATGCTTGGTTTTG
Proteins encoded in this window:
- a CDS encoding DEAD/DEAH box helicase family protein, with translation MSNFSFLEPEFKSLAATAKEAEKLVYISPQFALAAARSSLENLVLWLYQYDKKLTQPYDASLHNLLNDLKFKDLIPPYIWDKMDNIRMVGNSAVHGKKFKQLTTEETVKHISHLFLMYVWFERNYGSPSKDRSQSILFNPKLIPNADNTQQITANKEQLQKETEAKEKQFAEQHKALREREQKLFELSASLEEREKLLANIDAELAQKRADVEQAKIANSKIEDHTDYKEDETRKLKIDLMLEEAGWEIGTSVREEVAVTGMPSPSGKGAVDYVLYDANGLPLAVVEAKRTSTDPDIGQQQAKLYADCLEQQTGQRPVIFYTNGYKTRIWNDVQGGPPRLVHGFYTQAELKRLIERRKNNPDLSSFPINADIVERYYQTRAIKAMLAAYQRKERAGLLIMATGTGKTRTAIALVDVLMKANVVQKALFLADRTSLVNQAHNAFKANLKDASFVNLLEDKNQVGRVYFSTYQTMIGLIDEKNADGTRQFGTGMFDLIIIDEAHRSVYQKFGEIFKYFDSLLVGLTATPRDEVDRDTYALFGLESGVPTDYYDLDQAIADGYLVPPKAYSVPLKFMREGVKYDELSEEEKQHWDSLNWGDEEAPEEVSASKINKELFNTGTIDLMLKHLMENGIKTEGGDRLGKTIIFAVNQKHAQFIADRFNENYPQYDGKFARVITHATKYPQSLIDDFSKKDLPEPQIAISVDMLDTGIDVPEVVNLVFFKAVRSKVKFMQMIGRGTRLCKELFSPEDDKKEFFIFDYCSNFEYFNENPDGAPVSTTEPLGQRLFKARLNILSLLNAKDDATEELKAVQQDMRQSLQTEVKSMNNDNFIVKSELEHVEHFKNDDAWNNLDDLAIGTLREHISKLPNQLEPETLEAKLFDMLCYNLELAVLEKNNTAIQSYANKVIEIASKLESKENIPVVAEQIALIQDIQTVEYWKGITLPMLEAMRKRIRGLVKLIEKSTSTIVYSMLDDEIGEMQAVDIPVVSSGVNLAQYRKRVESFIKANEDHITIAKLKRGLALTPTDLSELERFVFEAQEVESRDKFEECFGTEKSLPLFIRSLIGLDRQAVQQAFSKYLQGSTYNEKQIRFVEMLIDHLTQNGVLEAAQLYEPPFNQIHYEGIDGVFSDADADNIFGVVEAFNEAVA
- a CDS encoding ATP-dependent nuclease → MHIKKLSIKGYRCFSEHFEINFRKGLNVIVGENGAGKTSIINSFRQLFIDTESGSYNVSSDDFNKPFKEKSIASDSFKIKVEFDDLVKAEPIAFLQWSDAKNNVIWWCFKKYADIK
- a CDS encoding amidase family protein is translated as MPKDFVYDDATALVQSIQNGQISSRELLESQIERINKYNKHINSCVAFDYDNARILADQADLAIKRQAPLGKLHGIPMTIKDAFKVKGMPCTDGNPEFQHYVPTENAVSVNKLVGAGAIPFAKTNVPFKCADIQTYNKFYGTANNPWNLNLTTGGSSGGSAAALASGFTPIELGSDIGGSIRTPAHFCGVYGHKSTYGLIDFRGHIMNYEDELSQPDLAVIGPMARSARDLSLLLDVLVEPNADDFRAFKLKESEKQTIQEFKVLFWMDDESCPIDSRLKKKYDQLLQTLQTAKVNVDVGRPKNWDFDEIFKSYATRLISQMTFADPKLSRLSMSASTPLIKLLNGKAGIPPLAYGFTQGANLSHAEWLAKYEESLHIKQKCLEIFAEYDVIICPPILTLAFEHNHKEPLVFRTLQVDGRKRFYLELFKWISPATVFGLPSTSAPIGLSEDNLPVNIQILGQPYADKVTIKFAELLAQITDGFQKPPLDF
- a CDS encoding IS1-like element ISPa14 family transposase, with protein sequence MRITLEIKCPTCLSDSIKKNGIKVDGKQNYQCKDCKRQFIGDHALSYLGCNSGITRKILQLMVRGSGIRDIAEVERISIGKVLRTLTESTYQIQPKQSHYESLEVDEFWTFVGNKNNKQWLIYAYHRETGEIVAYVWGKRDLATVQRLKTKLKQLGIHYTRIASDHWDSFITAFKNCKQSIGKFFTVGIEGNNCKIRHRIRRGFRRSCNFSKKIENHFKAFDLTFFYINNGFI
- a CDS encoding ATP-dependent nuclease; the encoded protein is MASFNVSILFETPPVILNLEVLNKELRGRFKKSFWGGNSKSSQFDIELFDKIHCIYLPPLRDAESKLVNGRQSRLSKLLKFIEAAQLKECKKAEKKHPLEDKFKDFNKSLIEEEGSSIKEANRLITEHLLKAVGQNFSQSTHIQFVENEFSKIVENLRLIFFPKITTAEADQFRDLCQNSLGYNNLLYIASILAELALTKEESLYRLLLIEEPEAHLHPQLQVRLLDHLETVANEHNVQVIVTTHSTVLASSVKLDKIIHLTKHDNPTATALAECGLAPNNLNFLNRWLDITKSNLLFASGVILVEGIAEQMLIPELAKTVLKDKEIDNIEDYGVSVINLNGIYFNHFMRLYCNITGVLDVQEDQDGLNIPIRCAGITDLDPEQHYYLEEIVKNSKTGKEEKKQVKYDHKPPYEKNKIKGKNHALKLVKSINSSNYARLFVAGYKTLEYDIAMEEDNAKVMAKIIYDLWPSEGTVKKGLQTIFEADYSKITPENKASYAFEILKRIDDDNIGKGYFAQILADKISLEGVELKVPKYIEDAILWACSLENSSVEE
- a CDS encoding DUF4850 domain-containing protein — translated: MKFKLIAAVGLIFFSTTSIAEKYQFSPVKIDISVNDQRKMHPITSIGTAIFKNGAQVPAYSISVPMGTDETDAPHRPTASCNKSKCYFAMDLPKKLAASMRVYNIAETEEWILAPAEWTRLKGAIGVNGNTVLALASADQKSNLSLYAVPACVGCGLDAATPFFPEAARQNHQLYGTKFSGTTPPVHIVRANQQTVYYQYQLKGQYQTNGVAKFRPNEDNIYDGLSVTVASDKMEYARIMLNFFSLTHK